One segment of Anguilla anguilla isolate fAngAng1 chromosome 1, fAngAng1.pri, whole genome shotgun sequence DNA contains the following:
- the tnfb gene encoding tumor necrosis factor b (TNF superfamily, member 2): MEGYTAALTGMELGDGAPGMVPPPGKPSGGWAGKLCGVVMLVALCGTSAMLFHCHGLTQSHGIETNEHQQNLKQISTNVKAAIHLHGEFNPKVYNKSVLWRDGDGHSFFQGGLKLENNEIIIPQNGLYFVYSQVSFRVLCSSAAGHTNQPLSHTIMRWSDSYSDEKPLLSAVSTMCQSDASGLDRRYNAVYLGAIFSLESEDRLWTDTNQPKNVDGGDGKTFFGVFAL; the protein is encoded by the exons ATGGAAGGCTACACAGCGGCACTGACAGGCATGGAGCTCGGGGACGGAGCGCCGGGTATGGTGCCGCCCCCAGGGAAGCCGTCGGGTGGCTGGGCAGGGAAGCTGTGTGGGGTAGTGATGCTTGTGGCACTGTGCGGCACCTCTGCGATGTTATTCCACTGTCATGGCCTG ACTCAGTCGCATGGAATAGAAACCAATG AGCACCAGCAGAACTTGAAACAAATATCTACAAATGTGAAGGCTGCCATCCATTTGCATG GCGAATTCAACCCAAAGGTCTACAACAAATCTGTGCTGTGGAGAGATGGGGATGGACATTCCTTCTTCCAGGGGGGACTCAAACTGGAAAACAATGAGATCATTATACCCCAAAATGGGCTGTACTTTGTCTACAGCCAAGTCTCATTCCGAGTTCTATGCAGCTCTGCAGCTGGGCACACGAACCAACCCCTTAGTCACACGATAATGCGCTGGTCAGATTCATACAGTGACGAGAAGCCCCTGCTCAGTGCAGTAAGTACAATGTGCCAGAGCGATGCAAGCGGCCTGGACAGACGATATAATGCAGTATACCTGGGGGCGATATTTAGTTTAGAGAGTGAGGACAGACTGTGGACAGATACCAATCAGCCGAAAAATGTGGATGGGGGAGATGGAAAAACATTCTTTGGTGTATTTGCATTGTGA